In Nostoc edaphicum CCNP1411, the sequence GGAAAGTCGAACGGAAAAGTCTTTATACACTTTCACAAAATACACCTTGGTTAGGACAACAGTTGAAGGGTCATGTTGTGCAAACCTGGTGTTAAAAAAGCGCACTTAAAACTATGGAATATAACTAATCCCCTAAAAGATTAAGATAGATTTCCTTTACTCCCTGAATTGCTATTTTATAATATTTTGTAAACTTATATTTTGCTGTAGTTATATTTATAAGCATCTCCTAGCAAGGCAAACTAACACTTACAATAGTTCCTTTTTCAGGAATGCTAGCAATTGTAAATTCACCACCATATAATTTAACTATATGCTGAACAATAGCCAACCCTAAGCCAGAACCTTGTTGTTCCCATAACTTTCGATTAAATTGTACGAAAGCTCCAATTTTATTAATCTCTTCAATTGCCATACCTTTGCCATTATCAATTACAGACAAATTAAATTTATTACCTTCTATCTTACTAAGAACTTTAATTTCGCTGCTTGGCAAAGAGAATTTAAAAGAATTCTCCAGTAATTCTTCAATCAGAATACTAAAATTTTCTTGTGGTAATTGTACGGTAGATTCTTGGATATCCAGCTTTAAATCTTTTTGTCTACAGTTTTCTATAGCTTTTTTGAGAGCGATTTCACTAATAATTTTCTCAGCAAGACATTTATCTTTTTTATCTTGGATTTGACGGACTTTTTCGGGATTTTTAGATATTAATTCCAGGTCACTATATAACAAAAATCTTTGAACTAATGCATTCAATCGATTGGCAGATCTGTAAATTAATTCTGCAATTTCGACTTCTTCAGAGTCAGGCATGACACTACAACTTTCGATTAACAACTGTGACATACCGAGAATGCCATTTAAAGGCGTATTCAATTCGTGAGGTAATGAGTGAGCAATATTCATTCTGAGTTCGTCTAGTTTGGCTTGAGTTTGGCGCTCAACTGAAGCGTGTTTATCAAGACGAGAAGCGATCGCATTGAGTAGTTCTTCAGGAGTAAACGGTTTAGTCAAATAATCATCAGCCCCAAAATCCATTCCCTGACGAAAATCTGAACGCTCTGCTTTAGCAGTAACAAATATTAAAGGAATATTGATAGTTGCTTCATTTTTACGTAAAGCAGACAGCACGCTATAGCCGTCTAATTCAGGCATCATAATGTCACAGATAATTAAATCTGGTAATTTTGATTGAGCAATTTCTAATCCAATCTTACCGTTTGCAGCTATCAAAGTTTCAAAATCAGAAAGTTGTAGAATCTCCTGAATATTTCCCCTGACTTGGGGTTCGTCTTCTATAATTAAAATTGTGTTCATCTATGATTATTAAAGATAAAAATATCAATTTTATGCTATTGGTATAGCATGAAATAGTAGAGCAATTTTCGATTTTGCTAAACTATATTATTTGTTATTGTTAAACACATTGAAGCTTTGCAAAATTTTGGCATTTTCTGGAGTTAGTAATGTTTGTAAATTCTTCATTTCATTCAAAAACATCATTTCTCTAGCATACTCTTGTTGTAAGATACTCAAGTAGCGATCGCGCTCAACATCTGATTGAGCTTTTTTCAGCATATAGATCGCTATATTAATATTTGAAAGCGGATTACCTAAATCTTGTAAAAGTTTTTGTATAACCTCGTTGCATATTTCTGCCAGGTGTTGGCTCTCTTGCAGTTTTTGTGAATTTATCTCTATCTGCTGCTTCAATTTGGTATTTTTTTGATGTTCTTGCTCATATTGTTGTTTGATTAAAGTTGGTTTTTCTACGCGTTCTAATCTGACCTTAATTGCCTTTAAAAGTTCTTCTGTAGAGAAAGGTTTTGTAAGATAATCATCGGCTCCTAACTCCATACCTTGGCGTAAGTCACCGCGGTCTACTTTTGCAGTCAGAAAAATTACTGGGATAGATTCAGTTACCGGGTCTTGGCGTAAGGCTGTCAGTACACCGTAACCGTCAAGTTCAGGCATCATAACGTCACAACAAATAAGGTCTGGTTGTTCTGTTTTAGCAAGTCGTAATCCTTCTAAACCATTATTTGCGGTAATAGCATTAAAGTCGGAGAAACTTAGAATTTGTTGAATATTTGAACAAATTTGAACTTCATCTTCAATTACTAATATTTTTTTGTTCATTGGTTTATTTGAATAGTGATTCTGATTAGGCGATTTTGTGATATCTATAGACCAGTAAATGCAGTTGCTAAAACTGATTATTCAGCTTAACAACTTGGTAATTTACATTAGATTCCAAAAAATCTCTTGCAGTTTATTGTTCCCTAAAATTATTTACTAATAACACATTAGATATTTTTCATGGAGTAGGTCACTTGTCATTAGTGGTAGTTCTACCCTAAATGTCGTACCAACTCCGACCTGGCTAGCGAAGGTAATTCTTCCTCTATAAAGGTCTATGCAATTTTTGACTATTGCTAAACCTAATCCAGTTCCTGGCGTATTACCAACATTGCTAGCTCGGTAGAATGGTTCAAACAAGTTCTGTTGCTCCTCTGGTAAAATACCAATACCCTCATCTTGAATTAGAAAAACTGCGCTTTTATCTTGAACTAACAGATCAACTTCAACATTGCTACCGTCTAGTGAATATTTGACAGCGTTTGAAAGCAAATTGCTCAATATTTGTCGCAAAAGCTTCTTGTCTATACAAGCCATAAAGTGATCATCTGTTGATGAATTACCCAAGTACTGGGGAGAAAAGGCTAGGGTATGATTCGGAGAACTGAGTTGAATTTCATCTACCAAAGAACGACAGAAATTAATCAAATTAACACAAGTTGGTTCAAATGCTAATTTTCCAGCTTCAGCCTTATTAATTAGCAAAATATCATCTAATAGTTGAGTAGTGTGTTGAACATAAGTCTGAATGCACTGGAGATGTTTATTCTTTTGTTCTTCATCTAATTTATGGCTAAAACTTTTTAAGATTCCAGCAGAGGAAGCAATCACAGCTAAAGGAGTTCGGAACTCGTGGGAGGTCATAGAAATGAAACGAGATTTCAACTCACTGAGTTCTTTTTCTTTTACTAAAGCTTTACAAATATTTTCTTCAGCTTGTTTGCGCTCGCGTATGTCTTTAACTACACCGATCACGTAAATGGGTTTACCACTCGGATCTCGAATTAGAGAAACCGTGAGATTTATCCAAATTACATCAGCATTTTTATGTAAATAGCGCTTCTCAATGGAGAATGTTTCTAGTTTTCCTGCTATTAATTTTTGCAACTGATTGAGATGGATTTGTATATCTTCTGGATGTGTGATATCTCTAAAGTTTTTCTTTAGTATTTCTTCTTGGCTATAGCCTAAAATTTCACACAACTTTTGATTAACTTTCAGAAAATGACCATCTAAACTTTCTAGTTTAATTCCCACTGCTGCTTGATTAAAAATAGCTCTAAGTTCTGCCTCACTTTGTTGTAAGTCTAAAGTACGTTGCTTAACCCTGACTTCTAAATCTTGATTGAGTTTTTGTAAAGCTTCTTGCGCTCGTTGCCTTTGCAGTTCAGCAGATGCTCTGGCTGCAAATACTTTGAGAATTCCTTCAAATTTATGTTGGTCAGGTATGGGTTTGTCATCTACTATGCATAGTGAGCCAATTGGTTGACCAAAATCATCACTCAAAATAACTCCCATAGAACTTTCACCTTCCATAGCAGCTAATCTTTTAGCATTAGGAAAAAGTTGCTGAATTCTCGAACTACAGTGGTAAAATCCTTGCTTGAGCAAAATTTCACATGTAGTTAATTTTGGGTCATAGCAAAGATTGGGTTGTAACTGCCCATCAGACCAAAATCCTAAAGTGTGAGCTTGCTCATCAATTAACTCACTGACTAAGGTGTTACGGACATCTAAAGTCGAAGAAATATGCTCAACTAATGCTGGAAAAAAGTCACGTCCAGTCGTAGAAGCTGTGCTTTCTATCAAACTTTGTAAGGCTATTTCAGCTTGTTTGCGTTTTGTAATATCGATTCCGATAGCAACGGCGGCTGTGTTTTGTTGATATTTTTGAGCTACGAGCAAATAATTGCATGTTTTATTATTAATTTGGACATCAATAACCTTAGAATCTGCTACATCTTGCCTATCTAAAAATTCATGCATAAATTCTGTAAATTGCGGGCTGTTTTCCATAAAGCCCAATTCTTGACCAACAAAAGCATCGGTAGTCAAGTTAAAACTTTCAGCTAAATGGCGATTAACCCCTAAATAATATCCATCATCATTTACCCAAGAAACAAACCCAGGTACTGCATCTAAAACCGTTTGTAATTGCTCTTTTGCTTGTTGCAGATTTTTTTCTGCTCGTTTATATTCTGTAATGTCTTCGGAAATACACAACAGGTATTCGGGTTGTTGGTTTTTGTCATACAAAGGAATTTTAGTTGTATGTAAAATTCTTCTGCCAAAACTAGGACTGTCAATAGGTTCTTCAGAAATATCTTGAGGTACGCCGCTAGCAACAGTTGCTAGGTCTTTTTGACAAAAAAAGTCTGCTTGTTCTTTCGGGAATAATTCGTAATCTGTTTTGCCAATAGCCTGCTCTGCTGTAATACCAAAGATATTTTCACAGGTATGATTCCAGAGCTTGACTGTCCCAAAACTTTCTGATTTGGCATCTTTAACAAAGACGGCTACAGGCAGATTATTAATCATCGACTGTAAAAAGTTGCGAGTCTGCTGGAGTTCCTCTTGTGCTTTTCGGCTTTCAGTAATGTCAATGCCTGTACAGACGATATAATCAACTTGATTGTCCCGATTAAGTAAGACCTTATTTGACCAAGAAATTAAGCGTTGCTCACTATCTTTAGTTACTAAAGAAGTTTCGTAACGTTGAGGAAATTCTCTATCAGCTAAATTTTGAAAAATATCTTTGATACATTTTGTTGTATCAGGTAACAGCAGCACATCCCAAACAAATCTTCCATTAACTTCATCAAATGCGTAACCTGTAGCTTGTTCACAAGTATGATTAAAGCGAAGAATCTTTCCCTGACAATCTAGTACTATAACTAGAGCATCTGCTAGATTCAAAATGGTAGAAATAAAATTACGCTCTAATCGCAGTTCTGCCTCAATTTTCTGGCGTTCTACAAATTTAACTCGTGTATAATTGTAAAGTTCGGCTTGTAGAATAGAAACTGTCAGCAGACTGCTAGGAGTCACTAATCCAATTAATTCTCCTTGATCCCCAATAATAGGCAGATGACAAATTCGATTTTTTCTCAGCAGATGTAATGCAGCAAAAACATCTTTGAAATCTCTTAGTTTCAATGTTATTAACTCTCTGGTCATCACTTGGGCAACACTGACATCCTCTATATTTTTACCTTGTGCTGTTAGTTTAATTAAATCTCGTTGCGTAATTATACCCACCAAATGCGAGTTTTCTAGAACTAAAACACAACTAGTAGCTTGAGATATGTTGCTAGCTATATCTTTACCTGAATGAGGCAAATAATTGCTATCTTTAATTGACCAACTATCATGATTACCTGATGCTTCATTGATTAGTGCAATCACATATGGAAGCATAACCTCAGAGCTAACAACGAGCGGATGACGAATGATTGTCTGTTGTAAATTATCAGAAATGAGAGAATTAATGAACATTATGTATAGATGCCTGGAATAGAATTATCTTTGACAAAGAGATAAATAATATTTTTACTTATAATTAATTAAACAGCCTCAGTGTTTTCTGTGATTATTTTTTATATTCTTATAGGGATTTTATATTATTTTTAACAAGTCCCATTTATTTTGAAACCTGATTTCTTTAGTAGTGGATATTATTTTTTAATTATTTGAGTTCTGAGTTGTTCCTTAATTTAAAAAAAACGGTTTTTAAGGTAGATGCAGCTTAACCGTAATCCAAGTAATTAGAAGTAAGTCAAAAGTAAGCTTTGAGCAAAGGACTCAGCTTTAAAACGTCGGATTATGTTCATAATCCCAACACTTGCTATCCTGCCAGGTTCTACTACTGTATTGACAGTCAAACTTATTGTCAATCCAGGGAATTGATGTCGGATTAGTATCTGAAGATAAAATGATCGAACTAACTGAAGACAATACATAAGAAGCGATAATAAAGCTAGAGCTTCCTAGAATAATTGAAGCTACTAGTAACAACACAAAATTAACAGGATTCAATTTGTGATTTACAGCTTTTTTAAGGTCTAGCTTATGTTGGAATCGACGCTCTATACCTGCTAGTGACATTAGATTAAAACTCCTTTGGCGATTTGACGTAAGCATGAAATTTTTAAATACTATAAACTGACTACAAACAAATATTTTTGAGTAATTATTGTTTGTAATAGCTTTAGTATTCAGGATTTAAATGAAAATGTAATCGAGGGAAAACAGGAATTTTTTTTTGGTTAAATTGAGGGTATTTACTTGAATGGCTATTTTGAATTCCTGAAGAAATACTGACGTTGCAACTACAGATCATCCGTAGGATAGAGGAAATTTTATAGAATAAGGGCACAGAACAAGCCAATAAAATCGATGATGTGAAACTTGAAAACAGTCTGACTAATGATAAAAATCACTGCCAAACAGAGGTTTGAGCGTTGCTCTTGCGGCTATTAATGGATGAATTTTGAAGGTCGCAAATTTACTGAAGCTCTGAGGAGGTGTTTAGGTAAAATTGCGAATCCTATTTGTTTACAACACCCAGTTGTAAAGCGATTAAAGTGCAAAAAATTTAAGAGATTTGAGCAAGACATCGCGCTGATGGGCAATATAAAGGTATCTCAAGTATTTTGCCTGT encodes:
- a CDS encoding hybrid sensor histidine kinase/response regulator — its product is MNTILIIEDEPQVRGNIQEILQLSDFETLIAANGKIGLEIAQSKLPDLIICDIMMPELDGYSVLSALRKNEATINIPLIFVTAKAERSDFRQGMDFGADDYLTKPFTPEELLNAIASRLDKHASVERQTQAKLDELRMNIAHSLPHELNTPLNGILGMSQLLIESCSVMPDSEEVEIAELIYRSANRLNALVQRFLLYSDLELISKNPEKVRQIQDKKDKCLAEKIISEIALKKAIENCRQKDLKLDIQESTVQLPQENFSILIEELLENSFKFSLPSSEIKVLSKIEGNKFNLSVIDNGKGMAIEEINKIGAFVQFNRKLWEQQGSGLGLAIVQHIVKLYGGEFTIASIPEKGTIVSVSLPC
- a CDS encoding response regulator transcription factor yields the protein MNKKILVIEDEVQICSNIQQILSFSDFNAITANNGLEGLRLAKTEQPDLICCDVMMPELDGYGVLTALRQDPVTESIPVIFLTAKVDRGDLRQGMELGADDYLTKPFSTEELLKAIKVRLERVEKPTLIKQQYEQEHQKNTKLKQQIEINSQKLQESQHLAEICNEVIQKLLQDLGNPLSNINIAIYMLKKAQSDVERDRYLSILQQEYAREMMFLNEMKNLQTLLTPENAKILQSFNVFNNNK
- a CDS encoding PAS domain S-box protein, translating into MFINSLISDNLQQTIIRHPLVVSSEVMLPYVIALINEASGNHDSWSIKDSNYLPHSGKDIASNISQATSCVLVLENSHLVGIITQRDLIKLTAQGKNIEDVSVAQVMTRELITLKLRDFKDVFAALHLLRKNRICHLPIIGDQGELIGLVTPSSLLTVSILQAELYNYTRVKFVERQKIEAELRLERNFISTILNLADALVIVLDCQGKILRFNHTCEQATGYAFDEVNGRFVWDVLLLPDTTKCIKDIFQNLADREFPQRYETSLVTKDSEQRLISWSNKVLLNRDNQVDYIVCTGIDITESRKAQEELQQTRNFLQSMINNLPVAVFVKDAKSESFGTVKLWNHTCENIFGITAEQAIGKTDYELFPKEQADFFCQKDLATVASGVPQDISEEPIDSPSFGRRILHTTKIPLYDKNQQPEYLLCISEDITEYKRAEKNLQQAKEQLQTVLDAVPGFVSWVNDDGYYLGVNRHLAESFNLTTDAFVGQELGFMENSPQFTEFMHEFLDRQDVADSKVIDVQINNKTCNYLLVAQKYQQNTAAVAIGIDITKRKQAEIALQSLIESTASTTGRDFFPALVEHISSTLDVRNTLVSELIDEQAHTLGFWSDGQLQPNLCYDPKLTTCEILLKQGFYHCSSRIQQLFPNAKRLAAMEGESSMGVILSDDFGQPIGSLCIVDDKPIPDQHKFEGILKVFAARASAELQRQRAQEALQKLNQDLEVRVKQRTLDLQQSEAELRAIFNQAAVGIKLESLDGHFLKVNQKLCEILGYSQEEILKKNFRDITHPEDIQIHLNQLQKLIAGKLETFSIEKRYLHKNADVIWINLTVSLIRDPSGKPIYVIGVVKDIRERKQAEENICKALVKEKELSELKSRFISMTSHEFRTPLAVIASSAGILKSFSHKLDEEQKNKHLQCIQTYVQHTTQLLDDILLINKAEAGKLAFEPTCVNLINFCRSLVDEIQLSSPNHTLAFSPQYLGNSSTDDHFMACIDKKLLRQILSNLLSNAVKYSLDGSNVEVDLLVQDKSAVFLIQDEGIGILPEEQQNLFEPFYRASNVGNTPGTGLGLAIVKNCIDLYRGRITFASQVGVGTTFRVELPLMTSDLLHEKYLMCY